A window of Castanea sativa cultivar Marrone di Chiusa Pesio chromosome 1, ASM4071231v1 contains these coding sequences:
- the LOC142607179 gene encoding endoglucanase 6 isoform X1 produces the protein MESFVRLISMVPLFLLLGLPFSLAGHDYGQALSKSILFFEAQRSGYLPHTQRVTWRANSGLQDGKASGVDLVGGYYDAGDNIKFGLPMAFTITMMSWSILEYGKQMASSGELSHAMDAVKWGTDYLIKAHPEPYVLYGEVGDGNTDHYCWQRPEDMTTDRHAYKIDPSNPGSDLAGETAAAMAAASLVFRHSNPAYANELLSHAHQLFDFADKYRGKYDSSISVAQKYYQSISGYNDELLWAAAWLYQATDNQYYLNYLGKNGDALGGTGWSMSEFSWDVKYAGVQTLVAKFLMQGKAGGYASVFEKYQEKAESFMCNCIGKGSKNVQKTPGGLIFRQRWNNMQFVTSASFLTAVYSDYLSSAGKNMNCASGNVSPTELISFSKQQVDYLLGDNPRATSYMVGYGNNYPQQVHHRASSIVSIKVNPSFVSCRGGYATWFSKKASDPNLLVGAVVGGPDAYDNFADQRDNYEQTEPATYNNAPLFGLLARLSGGHGGYNQLLPAVAPAPKPVVTQPKPTPQPKVTPAPAASSGPIAIEQKLTTSWIANGKNYYRYSTIVTNKSAKTLTDLKLSISKLYGPMWGLTRSGDSYVFPSWLNSLAAGKSLEFVYIHSSSPADVSVSSYTLA, from the exons ATGGAGAGTTTTGTGAGACTCATTTCCATGGTTCCTCTGTTTCTGCTTCTTGGGCTTCCTTTTTCTTTAGCTGGCCATGACTATGGTCAAGCTCTGAGCAAAAGCATTCTATTTTTTGAAGCTCAGAGATCTGGTTACCTTCCCCACACCCAAAGAGTCACATGGAGAGCTAATTCTGGTCTGCAAGATGGCAAAGCTAGCGGG GTGGATCTAGTTGGAGGGTACTATGATGCAGGGGACAATATTAAGTTTGGTTTGCCAATGGCATTTACCATAACAATGATGTCATGGAGCATACTTGAGTATGGGAAGCAAATGGCTTCAAGTGGAGAGCTAAGCCATGCTATGGATGCTGTGAAGTGGGGTACTGACTATCTCATTAAAGCACACCCAGAACCTTATGTTCTCTATGGAGAG GTGGGAGATGGAAACACTGACCACTACTGTTGGCAAAGGCCAGAGGACATGACCACCGACCGCCATGCCTACAAGATTGACCCAAGCAATCCCGGGTCGGATCTTGCCGGTGAAACCGCTGCCGCCATGGCAGCCGCCTCCCTCGTCTTCCGCCACTCCAACCCTGCCTATGCCAATGAGCTCCTTAGCCATGCCCACCAG CTATTTGATTTTGCCGACAAATACAGAGGCAAATATGATAGCAGTATCTCTGTGGCCCAAAAGTACTACCAATCCATCAGTGGTTACAAT GATGAGTTGCTATGGGCTGCTGCATGGTTGTACCAAGCAACTGACAACCAGTACTACTTGAACTACCTTGGCAAAAATGGTGATGCTCTTGGTGGAACTGGATGGAGCATGAGTGAGTTCAGTTGGGATGTGAAGTATGCTGGGGTTCAGACACTTGTGGCCAAA TTCCTAATGCAAGGAAAAGCTGGTGGCTATGCATCAGTTTTTGAAAAGTACCAGGAGAAGGCAGAATCCTTCATGTGCAATTGCATTGGAAAGGGCAGTAAGAATGTTCAGAAGACTCCCGGTGGCCTTATCTTCCGCCAGAGGTGGAACAACATGCAATTTGTGACTAGTGCATCTTTTCTGACTGCTGTCTACTCTGATTATCTTTCTTCTGCTGGAAAAAACATGAATTGTGCTTCTGGCAATGTTTCACCAACTGAGCTTATCTCCTTCTCCAAACAACAG GTGGACTACCTTCTTGGGGACAATCCAAGAGCCACAAGCTACATGGTGGGATATGGAAACAACTACCCACAACAAGTCCACCACAGGGCTTCCTCAATTGTTTCCATCAAGGTTAACCCTTCATTTGTCAGTTGCCGAGGGGGTTATGCCACTTGGTTCAGCAAAAAAGCAAGCGATCCCAATCTCCTTGTTGGTGCAGTCGTTGGTGGACCTGATGCCTATGACAACTTTGCTGATCAAAGAGACAATTATGAGCAAACTGAGCCTGCTACCTACAACAATGCTCCTCTTTTCGGTTTATTGGCACGACTAAGTGGTGGTCATGGCGGGTATAACCAGCTCCTTCCAG CGGTTGCCCCAGCACCTAAACCTGTTGTTACCCAACCAAAGCCAACTCCACAACCCAAAGTTACTCCAGCTCCAG CAGCATCTTCTGGCCCAATTGCCATAGAACAGAAGTTGACAACTTCATGGATTGCAAATGGGAAGAATTACTACAGATATTCCACAATTGTGACAAACAAGTCTGCTAAGACGCTGACAGATCTCAAGCTTTCAATATCCAAGCTTTATGGTCCTATGTGGGGACTTACAAGGTCCGGTGATTCCTATGTTTTTCCATCATGGCTCAACTCTTTAGCTGCTGGAAAGAGTCTTGAGTTTGTCTAcattcattcttcttctccaGCAGACGTATCTGTCTCAAGCTACACCTTGGCCTAA
- the LOC142607179 gene encoding endoglucanase 6 isoform X2 translates to MESFVRLISMVPLFLLLGLPFSLAGHDYGQALSKSILFFEAQRSGYLPHTQRVTWRANSGLQDGKASGVDLVGGYYDAGDNIKFGLPMAFTITMMSWSILEYGKQMASSGELSHAMDAVKWGTDYLIKAHPEPYVLYGEVGDGNTDHYCWQRPEDMTTDRHAYKIDPSNPGSDLAGETAAAMAAASLVFRHSNPAYANELLSHAHQLFDFADKYRGKYDSSISVAQKYYQSISGYNDELLWAAAWLYQATDNQYYLNYLGKNGDALGGTGWSMSEFSWDVKYAGVQTLVAKFLMQGKAGGYASVFEKYQEKAESFMCNCIGKGSKNVQKTPGGLIFRQRWNNMQFVTSASFLTAVYSDYLSSAGKNMNCASGNVSPTELISFSKQQVDYLLGDNPRATSYMVGYGNNYPQQVHHRASSIVSIKVNPSFVSCRGGYATWFSKKASDPNLLVGAVVGGPDAYDNFADQRDNYEQTEPATYNNAPLFGLLARLSGGHGGYNQLLPAVAPAPKPVVTQPKPTPQPKVTPAPASSGPIAIEQKLTTSWIANGKNYYRYSTIVTNKSAKTLTDLKLSISKLYGPMWGLTRSGDSYVFPSWLNSLAAGKSLEFVYIHSSSPADVSVSSYTLA, encoded by the exons ATGGAGAGTTTTGTGAGACTCATTTCCATGGTTCCTCTGTTTCTGCTTCTTGGGCTTCCTTTTTCTTTAGCTGGCCATGACTATGGTCAAGCTCTGAGCAAAAGCATTCTATTTTTTGAAGCTCAGAGATCTGGTTACCTTCCCCACACCCAAAGAGTCACATGGAGAGCTAATTCTGGTCTGCAAGATGGCAAAGCTAGCGGG GTGGATCTAGTTGGAGGGTACTATGATGCAGGGGACAATATTAAGTTTGGTTTGCCAATGGCATTTACCATAACAATGATGTCATGGAGCATACTTGAGTATGGGAAGCAAATGGCTTCAAGTGGAGAGCTAAGCCATGCTATGGATGCTGTGAAGTGGGGTACTGACTATCTCATTAAAGCACACCCAGAACCTTATGTTCTCTATGGAGAG GTGGGAGATGGAAACACTGACCACTACTGTTGGCAAAGGCCAGAGGACATGACCACCGACCGCCATGCCTACAAGATTGACCCAAGCAATCCCGGGTCGGATCTTGCCGGTGAAACCGCTGCCGCCATGGCAGCCGCCTCCCTCGTCTTCCGCCACTCCAACCCTGCCTATGCCAATGAGCTCCTTAGCCATGCCCACCAG CTATTTGATTTTGCCGACAAATACAGAGGCAAATATGATAGCAGTATCTCTGTGGCCCAAAAGTACTACCAATCCATCAGTGGTTACAAT GATGAGTTGCTATGGGCTGCTGCATGGTTGTACCAAGCAACTGACAACCAGTACTACTTGAACTACCTTGGCAAAAATGGTGATGCTCTTGGTGGAACTGGATGGAGCATGAGTGAGTTCAGTTGGGATGTGAAGTATGCTGGGGTTCAGACACTTGTGGCCAAA TTCCTAATGCAAGGAAAAGCTGGTGGCTATGCATCAGTTTTTGAAAAGTACCAGGAGAAGGCAGAATCCTTCATGTGCAATTGCATTGGAAAGGGCAGTAAGAATGTTCAGAAGACTCCCGGTGGCCTTATCTTCCGCCAGAGGTGGAACAACATGCAATTTGTGACTAGTGCATCTTTTCTGACTGCTGTCTACTCTGATTATCTTTCTTCTGCTGGAAAAAACATGAATTGTGCTTCTGGCAATGTTTCACCAACTGAGCTTATCTCCTTCTCCAAACAACAG GTGGACTACCTTCTTGGGGACAATCCAAGAGCCACAAGCTACATGGTGGGATATGGAAACAACTACCCACAACAAGTCCACCACAGGGCTTCCTCAATTGTTTCCATCAAGGTTAACCCTTCATTTGTCAGTTGCCGAGGGGGTTATGCCACTTGGTTCAGCAAAAAAGCAAGCGATCCCAATCTCCTTGTTGGTGCAGTCGTTGGTGGACCTGATGCCTATGACAACTTTGCTGATCAAAGAGACAATTATGAGCAAACTGAGCCTGCTACCTACAACAATGCTCCTCTTTTCGGTTTATTGGCACGACTAAGTGGTGGTCATGGCGGGTATAACCAGCTCCTTCCAG CGGTTGCCCCAGCACCTAAACCTGTTGTTACCCAACCAAAGCCAACTCCACAACCCAAAGTTACTCCAGCTCCAG CATCTTCTGGCCCAATTGCCATAGAACAGAAGTTGACAACTTCATGGATTGCAAATGGGAAGAATTACTACAGATATTCCACAATTGTGACAAACAAGTCTGCTAAGACGCTGACAGATCTCAAGCTTTCAATATCCAAGCTTTATGGTCCTATGTGGGGACTTACAAGGTCCGGTGATTCCTATGTTTTTCCATCATGGCTCAACTCTTTAGCTGCTGGAAAGAGTCTTGAGTTTGTCTAcattcattcttcttctccaGCAGACGTATCTGTCTCAAGCTACACCTTGGCCTAA